From a single Loigolactobacillus coryniformis subsp. coryniformis KCTC 3167 = DSM 20001 genomic region:
- a CDS encoding N-acetylmuramoyl-L-alanine amidase: MFRPTKKLIGLVLLLSLIFAGSSLARPTVTHARQETITVTANTVNVRMGPGLAYDTMAQLKKGDKITVITQKNSWYQVRLSSDKIGWVASWLLKNTEISSATNTEGTINTANVLAKENPADDSDTLGTLQQNATVTVVYEKTGWSQILFKKTVAWVKSAYITEKKTSDNTTENIQPTVDSSIKSLTLHDDNVKLRSSPSIGGHIKATLSKKSQLTYLATAGDWYKVQTKDGKTGYVANWTATPSTSNKPVTTNANDLAEATIVLDAGHGGNDSGALSQKKTYEKTFTLQIVKKVAAKLRQGGAHVVLTRKSDKYVGLSPRPALAKKVHADAFISIHLDSSPENNQASGTTTYYYGKSKDKPLANALNKQLDHLPLDNRGVEFGNFLVLRDNKQPAVLLELGYINDSNDYKHIHSSSYQTEIANDIYKGLTRYFK; this comes from the coding sequence TTGTTCAGACCAACTAAAAAACTCATTGGCTTAGTCTTGTTACTAAGTTTAATTTTTGCTGGCAGTAGTCTCGCCCGCCCAACTGTTACCCATGCTCGTCAGGAAACGATCACCGTTACCGCAAATACGGTCAACGTACGTATGGGGCCTGGATTGGCCTATGATACCATGGCCCAACTAAAAAAAGGCGACAAAATCACGGTGATCACGCAAAAAAATAGCTGGTATCAAGTTCGCTTAAGTAGTGACAAGATCGGCTGGGTCGCTAGTTGGCTATTGAAAAACACCGAGATCAGCTCAGCCACCAACACTGAAGGCACGATCAACACTGCCAATGTGCTGGCTAAGGAAAATCCCGCCGACGACAGCGACACACTGGGAACCTTGCAACAAAATGCAACAGTAACAGTAGTTTACGAAAAAACTGGTTGGAGCCAGATCCTTTTCAAAAAAACGGTGGCCTGGGTCAAAAGCGCCTATATCACAGAAAAAAAGACCAGCGATAATACCACTGAAAACATACAACCAACCGTTGATTCTAGCATTAAGAGTTTAACCCTGCATGATGATAACGTTAAATTACGTAGCTCACCTTCAATTGGTGGACATATCAAGGCAACCTTAAGCAAGAAATCGCAACTCACTTATTTGGCGACGGCTGGTGATTGGTATAAAGTGCAAACCAAAGACGGTAAAACCGGCTATGTAGCGAATTGGACGGCTACTCCATCGACTTCAAACAAACCAGTAACAACTAACGCCAATGATTTGGCCGAAGCGACGATCGTTTTAGATGCCGGTCATGGTGGTAATGATTCTGGCGCCTTATCGCAAAAGAAAACTTACGAAAAGACGTTCACTTTGCAGATCGTCAAAAAAGTGGCCGCTAAACTGCGTCAAGGGGGCGCTCACGTCGTTTTAACCCGTAAGTCGGATAAATACGTTGGTTTGTCGCCAAGGCCCGCATTGGCTAAAAAAGTGCACGCTGACGCCTTTATCAGTATTCACCTTGATTCTAGTCCCGAAAATAATCAAGCCAGTGGAACCACAACCTACTATTACGGTAAATCTAAAGACAAACCATTAGCCAACGCCTTAAACAAGCAATTAGATCACTTACCATTAGACAATCGTGGTGTTGAATTCGGTAACTTCCTGGTATTGCGTGACAATAAACAGCCAGCAGTTTTACTTGAACTAGGCTATATCAATGACAGTAACGATTATAAGCATATTCATTCCAGTAGCTATCAAACTGAGATCGCCAATGATATTTACAAGGGTTTGACCCGTTATTTCAAATAG